In one window of Henckelia pumila isolate YLH828 chromosome 1, ASM3356847v2, whole genome shotgun sequence DNA:
- the LOC140875426 gene encoding uncharacterized protein — protein sequence MPELSFQDLRSGFRAREMSPNSVIFNAESNFSVFSPASASVERCSFASDAPDQDSLASQKFAGHESSEDLSSSDPDPNKSTLVIHLSRKENSEVQKPYGSETETTEDENVAADSAKNSFSRAVRECQDRRLRSEIEKKSDHRGPASIDHDYSATISVSSSSPRLGVMKKPSAAPYRTSTFPSPETPNQHSDIGGVQKGWSSERVPQNMNANKRSVNSAFPPYNNGRTLPSKWEDAERWIFSPMSGDGAIRTSVQQPQRRPKSKSGPLGPPGVAYYQMFSPATSVFEGGNARKLIANSPFLTGVMAKDALSIRHGGCEGNENFLPMMEPSMVRSISIHGCSEILNQSMFLGYQDEQYDTETAEKNVSSGCSRRDMATQMSPESSIHSSSGRRLSFSLATPSILPIVELESIHSSKPEIRDVPVDGHVTMTRWSEKKRNKSSEKGSGYADDWKGKPLNICSDTWDDSTEPSKSISTIRREEDRITVWENLQKAKAEAAIRKLEMKLEKKRSSSMDKITNKLRSAQKKAQDMRSSMLTNQTHRIEKPSTKGLSFRRTCQFGLFSGCFTCHAF from the exons ATGCCGGAACTGAGTTTTCAAGATTTGAGATCGGGTTTCAGGGCCCGAGAGATGAGCCCCAACTCTGTCATTTTCAATGCTGAATCAAATTTCAGTGTCTTTTCTCCTGCTTCTGCTAGTGTCGAGCGATGTTCTTTTGCCTCTGATGCTCCTGATcaagattcccttgcttcacaA AAGTTCGCAGGGCATGAATCATCTGAGGATTTGAGTAGCTCAGATCCAGATCCAAATAAATCCACGCTGGTAATTCATCTCAGTAGAAAAGAAAATTCAGAAG TTCAAAAACCATATGGGAGTGAGACTGAGACGACTGAGGATGAAAATGTAGCAGCAGATTCTGCTAAAAATTCGTTTTCCCGAGCTGTTAGAg AATGCCAAGATAGAAGATTGAGATCTGAAATAGAGAAAAAATCTGATCACCGAGGGCCTGCTTCTATAGATCATGACTATTCTGCGACTATTTCTGTAAGCTCTTCCTCGCCGAGACTTGGTGTCATGAAGAAACCATCTGCTGCACCTTATAGGACCAGTACATTTCCTAGTCCTGAAACACCTAATCAGCATTCAGATATTGGTGGGGTTCAGAAAGGATGGAGTTCCGAACGTGTTCCACAGAACATGAACGCTAATAAGAGGAGCGTGAATTCTGCATTTCCACCTTACAATAATGGTAGGACTTTGCCTTCAAAATGGGAAGATGCAGAGAGGTGGATTTTCAGTCCCATGTCGGGAGATGGTGCTATAAGGACTTCAGTTCAGCAGCCACAGAGGCGGCCTAAATCTAAGAGTGGGCCACTTGGGCCTCCCGGGGTTGCTTACTATCAGATGTTTTCTCCGGCCACTTCTGTGTTTGAAGGAGGGAATGCTAGAAAACTAATTGCAAATTCTCCATTTTTGACGGGTGTGATGGCTAAGGATGCTTTATCAATTCGACATGGTGGCTGTGAAGGCAATGAAAACTTTCTTCCAATGATGGAGCCATCAATGGTGAGGTCAATTAGCATACATGGATGCTCAGAAATATTAAACCAGTCGATGTTTCTTGGATACCAGG ATGAGCAGTATGACACTGAAACTGCTGAAAAGAATGTGTCCAGTGGTTGTTCGAGAAGGGATATGGCCACTCAAATGAGTCCAGAGAGTAGTATACACTCATCATCTGGGAGACGGTTATCGTTCTCTCTTGCAACTCCATCTATTTTACCCATTGTAGAATTGGAGAGCATTCATTCCTCCAAACCAGAGATCAGGGACGTGCCGGTTGATGGACATGTCACAATGACAAGGTGGTCCGAAAAGAAAAGGAATAAAAGTTCGGAAAAGGGCAGTGGATATGCTGATGATTGGAAAGGAAAACCTTTAAACATTTGCTCTGATACTTGGGATGATTCCACGGAGCCATCCAAGAGCATTTCAAC GATTAGGCGGGAGGAGGACAGAATTACTGTGTGGGAGAACCTGCAAAAAGCAAAAGCTGAGGCTGCCATAAGAAAATTAGAG ATGAAATTGGAGAAGAAGAGATCATCATCCATGGACAAAATCACGAACAAACTGAGATCTGCACAAAAGAAGGCCCAAGATATGAGAAGCTCCATGCTCACTAACCAGACTCATCGAATCGAAAAGCCCTCCACCAAGGGATTGTCGTTTAGAAGGACCTGTCAGTTTGGCTTGTTTAGTGGCTGCTTTACCTGTCATGCATTTTAG
- the LOC140888525 gene encoding ABSCISIC ACID-INSENSITIVE 5-like protein 5 isoform X1 has product MGSNLNFKNFEQMHMDGDGSGGFSFPLARQSSVYSLTFDEFQSAVGAAGKDFGSMNMDELLKNIWSAEENQNIGSTSGLHASGAQEMGGSLGRQGSLILPRTLSLKTVDEVWKDMSKEYNIGGTDLSGGTGGFSMSQRQPTLGQMTLEEFLTRAGAVREETGSRLDGNANIIVSLNDLTPPLSSNLEFGFGYQQAGNVSSGGLISGVAGIGESSIQMVAQSGNLPLSVNGVRSSVYEFGNQQQQLLPKQPALAYAAPVAVQSNGHLSSPGIAGGFIGMADPSMNNTMVQNTTFHGGGMGILGLGPNGVSIETGSPAVSTDGFNKVNGDGASVSPVPYAFNGGLRGRKVAAVEKIVERRHRRMIKNRESAARSRARKQAYTSELEAEVAKLKEENQELQKKQADLVEVQKNQVLEMKKQQKNGSKRRCLRRTFTGPW; this is encoded by the exons ATGGGTAGTAACTTAAATTTCAAGAATTTTGAACAAATGCACATGGATGGAGACGGAAGTGGAGGGTTCAGTTTTCCGTTGGCACGGCAGTCGTCGGTGTATTCGCTAACTTTTGATGAGTTCCAAAGTGCAGTTGGAGCAGCTGGCAAAGATTTTGGGTCGATGAACATGGATGAGTTGCTTAAAAACATATGGAGTGCAGAGGAAAATCAGAACATTGGATCCACTAGTGGTCTCCATGCTAGTGGCGCCCAAGAAATGGGCGGTTCTTTGGGTAGGCAGGGATCATTGATTCTCCCTCGAACACTGAGCTTAAAGACGGTTGATGAGGTTTGGAAGGATATGTCGAAAGAGTATAATATCGGTGGCACGGACCTTAGCGGTGGCACCGGTGGTTTTAGTATGTCTCAGAGGCAGCCTACTCTCGGGCAGATGACACTCGAGGAATTCTTGACGAGGGCAGGAGCTGTGAGGGAAGAGACGGGCTCACGATTGGACGGGAATGCAAACATTATTGTGTCACTTAATGATTTGACACCACCCCTTTCGAGTAATTTGGAATTTGGGTTCGGGTATCAGCAGGCTGGTAATGTGAGTTCTGGAGGATTGATTAGTGGTGTTGCGGGGATTGGTGAAAGTAGTATCCAGATGGTGGCTCAATCTGGTAACTTACCATTGAGTGTAAATGGTGTAAGATCTTCTGTATATGAGTTTGGGAATCAGCAACAGCAGTTACTTCCGAAGCAACCTGCCTTGGCATATGCTGCTCCAGTGGCGGTTCAGAGCAATGGTCATTTGAGTAGCCCGGGAATCGCGGGAGGATTTATTGGGATGGCTGATCCTTCGATGAATAATACTATGGTCCAAAATACGACATTTCATGGTGGAGGAATGGGGATACTCGGTTTAGGACCAAACGGTGTCAGCATTGAGACTGGATCTCCAGCAGTTTCAACAGATGGGTTCAACAAGGTTAATGGAGATGGCGCTTCGGTCTCACCGGTCCCTTACGCGTTCAACGGTGGTTTACGAGGGAGAAAAGTAGCTGCTGTTGAGAAGATCGTCGAAAGGAGGCATAGGAGAATGATTAAGAACAGGGAGTCGGCTGCTAGATCACGTGCTCGAAAGCAG GCGTACACTTCGGAGTTGGAAGCAGAAGTTGCTAAACTTAAAGAGGAAAACCAAGAATTGCAGAAGAAACAG GCAGACTTGGTTGAAGTACAGAAGAATCAG GTTTTGGAGATGAAGAAACAACAGAAAAACGGATCAAAGAGGCGATGCTTGAGAAGGACATTTACGGGTCCATGGTAA
- the LOC140888525 gene encoding ABSCISIC ACID-INSENSITIVE 5-like protein 5 isoform X2, whose product MGSNLNFKNFEQMHMDGDGSGGFSFPLARQSSVYSLTFDEFQSAVGAAGKDFGSMNMDELLKNIWSAEENQNIGSTSGLHASGAQEMGGSLGRQGSLILPRTLSLKTVDEVWKDMSKEYNIGGTDLSGGTGGFSMSQRQPTLGQMTLEEFLTRAGAVREETGSRLDGNANIIVSLNDLTPPLSSNLEFGFGYQQAGNVSSGGLISGVAGIGESSIQMVAQSGNLPLSVNGVRSSVYEFGNQQQQLLPKQPALAYAAPVAVQSNGHLSSPGIAGGFIGMADPSMNNTMVQNTTFHGGGMGILGLGPNGVSIETGSPAVSTDGFNKVNGDGASVSPVPYAFNGGLRGRKVAAVEKIVERRHRRMIKNRESAARSRARKQAYTSELEAEVAKLKEENQELQKKQADLVEVQKNQVLEMKKQQKNGSKRRCLRRTFTGP is encoded by the exons ATGGGTAGTAACTTAAATTTCAAGAATTTTGAACAAATGCACATGGATGGAGACGGAAGTGGAGGGTTCAGTTTTCCGTTGGCACGGCAGTCGTCGGTGTATTCGCTAACTTTTGATGAGTTCCAAAGTGCAGTTGGAGCAGCTGGCAAAGATTTTGGGTCGATGAACATGGATGAGTTGCTTAAAAACATATGGAGTGCAGAGGAAAATCAGAACATTGGATCCACTAGTGGTCTCCATGCTAGTGGCGCCCAAGAAATGGGCGGTTCTTTGGGTAGGCAGGGATCATTGATTCTCCCTCGAACACTGAGCTTAAAGACGGTTGATGAGGTTTGGAAGGATATGTCGAAAGAGTATAATATCGGTGGCACGGACCTTAGCGGTGGCACCGGTGGTTTTAGTATGTCTCAGAGGCAGCCTACTCTCGGGCAGATGACACTCGAGGAATTCTTGACGAGGGCAGGAGCTGTGAGGGAAGAGACGGGCTCACGATTGGACGGGAATGCAAACATTATTGTGTCACTTAATGATTTGACACCACCCCTTTCGAGTAATTTGGAATTTGGGTTCGGGTATCAGCAGGCTGGTAATGTGAGTTCTGGAGGATTGATTAGTGGTGTTGCGGGGATTGGTGAAAGTAGTATCCAGATGGTGGCTCAATCTGGTAACTTACCATTGAGTGTAAATGGTGTAAGATCTTCTGTATATGAGTTTGGGAATCAGCAACAGCAGTTACTTCCGAAGCAACCTGCCTTGGCATATGCTGCTCCAGTGGCGGTTCAGAGCAATGGTCATTTGAGTAGCCCGGGAATCGCGGGAGGATTTATTGGGATGGCTGATCCTTCGATGAATAATACTATGGTCCAAAATACGACATTTCATGGTGGAGGAATGGGGATACTCGGTTTAGGACCAAACGGTGTCAGCATTGAGACTGGATCTCCAGCAGTTTCAACAGATGGGTTCAACAAGGTTAATGGAGATGGCGCTTCGGTCTCACCGGTCCCTTACGCGTTCAACGGTGGTTTACGAGGGAGAAAAGTAGCTGCTGTTGAGAAGATCGTCGAAAGGAGGCATAGGAGAATGATTAAGAACAGGGAGTCGGCTGCTAGATCACGTGCTCGAAAGCAG GCGTACACTTCGGAGTTGGAAGCAGAAGTTGCTAAACTTAAAGAGGAAAACCAAGAATTGCAGAAGAAACAG GCAGACTTGGTTGAAGTACAGAAGAATCAG GTTTTGGAGATGAAGAAACAACAGAAAAACGGATCAAAGAGGCGATGCTTGAGAAGGACATTTACGGGTCCATG A
- the LOC140874935 gene encoding uncharacterized protein isoform X1, with translation MGFLLDESPAIRALGPLFKLTEVHLWDDCSTGAREASDYLEAVMFNDADYVSEKIGAARINGFSLATEDVELAEQLSGLGLPLSFHTNKAKRNGVISGRRKTTIKNNKLLPKVIDGDLLHSVKECEENGSPSDALDISETLDQSETHNHGILADGDILLNLSAERDDSISYLGRSCDITSELDSFNEVSNLGFDNNLGSSGLSNISLRESEATMSKNEKVAASLGLKDGSSARSCLSNDAILLNELKREMESVNLDIHSIPDHETKGVSNDFSIEMMHDADLAACSTLLATTHADIIANHKKTDSQEWITYWDDFYLRNYFYNVITKETTWDPPVETEHAPFVTADESTYKLVEMAEVDDDKLDNRKFDELRETCYLQPDLYFSKELRDDNLSSQQFDESAGCWILSDCISSIRNTKKKKRVRRPQSDWKPSNSNEDLHGVLLEAAPSISKYWWQRYILFSRFDDGIKMDEEGWFSVTPEPLAKHHAIRCGSGSIIDFFTGVGGNAIQFAQRSKHVIAIDIDPNKIEYAMHNASLYGVEDKIDFIRGDSFSLAPKLKADTVFMSPPWGGPDYTRVKKFDINTMLKPKDGKFLFDVGKGIAPKIVMFLPRNVDINQLAELSLTATPPWSLEVEKNFLNDRLKAVTAYFCEPPSFGRS, from the exons ATGGGATTTTTATTGGATGAATCGCCTGCCATCAGAGCTCTCGGTCCGTTGTTTAAGCTAACTGAAGTTCACTTATG GGATGACTGCTCGACTGGAGCGCGGGAAGCATCGGATTATTTAGAGGCCGTT ATGTTTAATGACGCTGATTATGTCAGTGAAAAGATTGGCGCCGCGAGAATCAATG GGTTTAGCTTGGCAACTGAAGATGTTGAACTAGCCGAACAACTGAGTGGTTTAGGACTTCCATTGTCTTTCCATACTAACAAGGCG AAGAGGAATGGAGTGATAAGTGGGAGAAGGAAaactacaataaaaaataataagctGCTTCCCAAAGTCATTGATGGTGACTTACTGCATTCAGTAAAAGAGTGCGAGGAGAATGGATCTCCCTCTGACGCACTTGATATTTCTGAGACGCTTGACCAAAGTGAAACACATAACCATGGAATTTTAGCTGATGGTGACATATTATTGAATCTCTCTGCTGAAAGAGACGACTCAATTAGCTATCTTGGACGTTCCTGCGACATCACCAGTGAACTTGATTCTTTTAACGAGGTATCAAATCTTGGATTTGACAATAATTTGGGCAGTTCTGGACTCAGCAACATTTCTTTGCGTGAAAGTGAGGCTACAATGTCCAAAAACGAAAAAGTGGCGGCTAGTTTAGGGCTAAAGGATGGATCGTCGGCAAGAAGTTGCTTATCAAATGATGCCATTCTTTTGAACGAGTTAAAGAGAGAAATGGAATCCGTAAATCTCGATATCCATTCAATACCGGACCATGAAACCAAAGGCGTATCAAATGACTTCAGTATTGAGATGATGCATGATGCAGATTTGGCAGCATGTTCAACATTACTTGCAACAACCCATGCTGATATTATTGCAAATCATAAAAAAACCGACTCTCAAGAATGGATAACATATTGGGATGATTTTTACTTGAGAAATTACTTCTATAATGTCATTACAAAGGAGACCACATGGGATCCTCCTGTGGAAACGGAACACGCACCGTTTGTTACTGCTGATGAGAGCACGTATAAATTGGTTGAAATGGCTGAAGTAGATGATGACAAATTGGACAACAGAAAATTTGATGAGTTGCGAGAGACTTGTTATTTGCAACCTGACCTCTACTTTTCTAAAGAACTGAGAGATGATAATTTATCAAGTCAACAATTTGATGAATCTGCTGGATGTTGGATTTTATCTGATTGTATTTCGAGTATTAGGAacacaaaaaagaaaaagagagtcAGGAGACCACAATCTGACTGGAAACCATCCAATTCAAATGAAG ACCTCCATGGAGTTCTGCTAGAAGCTGCTCCCAGTATAAGCAAATACTGGTGGCAAAGATATATATTGTTCTCCAGATTTGATGATGGCATTAAAATGGATGAAGAAGGATGGTTTTCTGTTACTCCAGAGCCCCTAGCCAAGCATCATGCAATACGTTGTGGCAGTGgttcaataattgattttttcacCGGAGTTGGTGGTAATGCTATTCAATTTGCTCAACG GAGTAAACATGTCATCGCCATTGATATCGATCCAAATAAGATCGAGTATGCGATGCATAATGCTAGCTTATATGGAGTTGAGGACAAGATAGATTTCATAAGGGGTGACTCCTTTTCTTTGGCTCCAAAATTGAAG GCTGATACGGTCTTCATGTCACCACCTTGGGGAGGTCCTGATTATACCCGAGTGAAGAAATTTGACATCAATACCATGCTGAAGCCAAAGGATGG GAAATTTCTCTTTGATGTTGGAAAGGGGATTGCTCCCAAGATTGTCATGTTCCTCCCAAGAAATGTAGATATCAACCAATTAGCAGAGTTGTCTTTAACCGCAACCCCTCCGTGGTCTTTAGAG GTGGAAAAGAATTTCTTAAACGACAGGTTGAAGGCTGTTACCGCATACTTTTGTGAACCTCCGAGTTTCGGGAGATCTTGA
- the LOC140865822 gene encoding uncharacterized protein — MILGGSTDGDSNRARKSWSKRESLGIEARRLDPNPIITFGPGDLEGVCLPHNDALLIRARVANYDMRRVFGDSGSSVNVIFQEAFEQIDLQGCEIHPVKTSLYGFAGHTVRRRGEVWLPITLGSGDIKKTVMALFTVVEAPSSYNIILGRPALNAFMVFASAYHQKIKFPVGNQVGEVKGDQHSSRRCYADTIRVDNKRARGKERRDDPQQEEVCTVEELKEEYEEVEVMPGQPGRIARMARGLEPALAEQLKTCLAQNADVFSWSPKELTGVPAHLAEHKLNILPGSRPVKQKKRHFGAEKDRVIAEQVRELLEAGHVKEVQFPSWLSNVVLVPKSTGKWRMCMDFRDLNKVCPKDCYPLPQIDQLVDSTSGYELLCFMDAYQRYHQIPLAKEDQDKEPHIKG, encoded by the exons ATGATTTTGGGAGGGTCCACTGATGGGGACTCTAATAGGGCTCGAAAATCTTGGAGTAAAAGAGAAAGCCTGGGAATCGAGGCCAGGAGACTGGACCCCAACCCAATCATTACATTTGGGCCGGGGGATTTGGAAGGGGTGTGTCTGCCTCACAACGACGCTTTACTTATCCGGGCTCGAGTTGCTAACTATGACATGAGAAGGGTGTTTGGGGATTCAGGGAGTTCTGTAAATGTCATCTTTCAAGAAGCATTCGAGCAAATTGACTTACAGGGGTGTGAGATCCATCCCGTGAAAACATCTCTATATGGGTTCGCAGGACATACCGTTCGGCGTAGAGGAGAAGTGTGGCTACCAATCACCCTGGGATCGGGCGATATAAAGAAGACTGTCATGGCCCTCTTTACCGTGGTGGAAGCCCCGTCTTCCTACAATATCATCCTAGGAAGACCGGCCCTGAATGCTTTTATGGTTTTCGCCTCTGCATACCACCAGAAGATCAAATTTCCGGTAGGAAATCAAGTGGGCGAGGTAAAGGGAGATCAGCATTCCTCTCGACGATGCTATGCGGACACCATCCGAGTGGACAATAAGAGGGCCCGGGGAAAGGAGAGAAGGGATGATCCGCAACAGGAGGAGGTATGCACAGTGGAGGAATTAAAGGAGGAATATGAGGAGGTGGAGGTAATGCCTGGACAGCCAGGAAGGATTGCTCGGATGGCTCGGGGTCTGGAGCCTGCTTTGGCTGAGCAATTGAAAACTTGCCTGGCCCAGAACGCGGATGTATTTTCCTGGTCTCCCAAAGAGCTAACGGGAGTCCCGGCTCATTTGGCTGAGCACAAGTTGAATATTCTCCCGGGATCCCGGCCTGTCAAGCAAAAGAAGAGACACTTCGGAGCGGAGAAGGACAGGGTCATTGCCGAACAAGTCCGGGAGCTGCTGGAAGCAGGGCACGTCAAAGAGGTACAGTTTCCTAGTTGGTTGTCTAACGTGGTGTTGGTACCCAAGAGTACAGGGAAGTGGAGAATGTGTATGGATTTCCGAGACTTAAATAAAGTCTGCCCAAAGGACTGCTATCCCCTGCCCCAGATTGATCAATTAGTGGATTCTACCTCCGGTTATGAGCTGCTTTGCTTTATGGATGCCTACCAAAGATACCATCAGATTCCCCTGGCTAAGGAGGACCAGGATAAG GAGCCACATATCAAAGGATGA
- the LOC140874935 gene encoding uncharacterized protein isoform X2: MFNDADYVSEKIGAARINGFSLATEDVELAEQLSGLGLPLSFHTNKAKRNGVISGRRKTTIKNNKLLPKVIDGDLLHSVKECEENGSPSDALDISETLDQSETHNHGILADGDILLNLSAERDDSISYLGRSCDITSELDSFNEVSNLGFDNNLGSSGLSNISLRESEATMSKNEKVAASLGLKDGSSARSCLSNDAILLNELKREMESVNLDIHSIPDHETKGVSNDFSIEMMHDADLAACSTLLATTHADIIANHKKTDSQEWITYWDDFYLRNYFYNVITKETTWDPPVETEHAPFVTADESTYKLVEMAEVDDDKLDNRKFDELRETCYLQPDLYFSKELRDDNLSSQQFDESAGCWILSDCISSIRNTKKKKRVRRPQSDWKPSNSNEDLHGVLLEAAPSISKYWWQRYILFSRFDDGIKMDEEGWFSVTPEPLAKHHAIRCGSGSIIDFFTGVGGNAIQFAQRSKHVIAIDIDPNKIEYAMHNASLYGVEDKIDFIRGDSFSLAPKLKADTVFMSPPWGGPDYTRVKKFDINTMLKPKDGKFLFDVGKGIAPKIVMFLPRNVDINQLAELSLTATPPWSLEVEKNFLNDRLKAVTAYFCEPPSFGRS; the protein is encoded by the exons ATGTTTAATGACGCTGATTATGTCAGTGAAAAGATTGGCGCCGCGAGAATCAATG GGTTTAGCTTGGCAACTGAAGATGTTGAACTAGCCGAACAACTGAGTGGTTTAGGACTTCCATTGTCTTTCCATACTAACAAGGCG AAGAGGAATGGAGTGATAAGTGGGAGAAGGAAaactacaataaaaaataataagctGCTTCCCAAAGTCATTGATGGTGACTTACTGCATTCAGTAAAAGAGTGCGAGGAGAATGGATCTCCCTCTGACGCACTTGATATTTCTGAGACGCTTGACCAAAGTGAAACACATAACCATGGAATTTTAGCTGATGGTGACATATTATTGAATCTCTCTGCTGAAAGAGACGACTCAATTAGCTATCTTGGACGTTCCTGCGACATCACCAGTGAACTTGATTCTTTTAACGAGGTATCAAATCTTGGATTTGACAATAATTTGGGCAGTTCTGGACTCAGCAACATTTCTTTGCGTGAAAGTGAGGCTACAATGTCCAAAAACGAAAAAGTGGCGGCTAGTTTAGGGCTAAAGGATGGATCGTCGGCAAGAAGTTGCTTATCAAATGATGCCATTCTTTTGAACGAGTTAAAGAGAGAAATGGAATCCGTAAATCTCGATATCCATTCAATACCGGACCATGAAACCAAAGGCGTATCAAATGACTTCAGTATTGAGATGATGCATGATGCAGATTTGGCAGCATGTTCAACATTACTTGCAACAACCCATGCTGATATTATTGCAAATCATAAAAAAACCGACTCTCAAGAATGGATAACATATTGGGATGATTTTTACTTGAGAAATTACTTCTATAATGTCATTACAAAGGAGACCACATGGGATCCTCCTGTGGAAACGGAACACGCACCGTTTGTTACTGCTGATGAGAGCACGTATAAATTGGTTGAAATGGCTGAAGTAGATGATGACAAATTGGACAACAGAAAATTTGATGAGTTGCGAGAGACTTGTTATTTGCAACCTGACCTCTACTTTTCTAAAGAACTGAGAGATGATAATTTATCAAGTCAACAATTTGATGAATCTGCTGGATGTTGGATTTTATCTGATTGTATTTCGAGTATTAGGAacacaaaaaagaaaaagagagtcAGGAGACCACAATCTGACTGGAAACCATCCAATTCAAATGAAG ACCTCCATGGAGTTCTGCTAGAAGCTGCTCCCAGTATAAGCAAATACTGGTGGCAAAGATATATATTGTTCTCCAGATTTGATGATGGCATTAAAATGGATGAAGAAGGATGGTTTTCTGTTACTCCAGAGCCCCTAGCCAAGCATCATGCAATACGTTGTGGCAGTGgttcaataattgattttttcacCGGAGTTGGTGGTAATGCTATTCAATTTGCTCAACG GAGTAAACATGTCATCGCCATTGATATCGATCCAAATAAGATCGAGTATGCGATGCATAATGCTAGCTTATATGGAGTTGAGGACAAGATAGATTTCATAAGGGGTGACTCCTTTTCTTTGGCTCCAAAATTGAAG GCTGATACGGTCTTCATGTCACCACCTTGGGGAGGTCCTGATTATACCCGAGTGAAGAAATTTGACATCAATACCATGCTGAAGCCAAAGGATGG GAAATTTCTCTTTGATGTTGGAAAGGGGATTGCTCCCAAGATTGTCATGTTCCTCCCAAGAAATGTAGATATCAACCAATTAGCAGAGTTGTCTTTAACCGCAACCCCTCCGTGGTCTTTAGAG GTGGAAAAGAATTTCTTAAACGACAGGTTGAAGGCTGTTACCGCATACTTTTGTGAACCTCCGAGTTTCGGGAGATCTTGA